The stretch of DNA TACTTTCAAGCTTCGAAACTGTTGTATAAAGGAGATTCTTGAACTTAAAGGTTAAAAGTCCTAGGACTTAAGGCCAGCTCTTATACTATGATGTTGATAAAGATCCTTAACATTTATTAGGTTTTCTAACTTCATGTTGCCtatatatttctttcaaataaatatttttatgtaacagTATATTTGGCTCAAAGGTCCTGAATTATACTGTCAAAACACTAAATTACCAAGTTTGGGTAAAAATCTATTGTCTTTTTTTcgagagatgaagtcttgctctgttgcccaggctggagtgcagtggagtgatctcggctcactgcaacctctgcctcctgggttcaagcgattctcctgcctcagattcccaagtagctgggacaacaggcatgcacaaccatgcccagctaatttttgtattttttagtagaaatggggtttcactacatgttggcctggctagttttgaactcctgacctcaggtgatccccccacctcggcctcccaaagtgctaggattacaggcgggagccactgcacccagccactatctgggtttttaaaatatttttttaattcagatttATTGACTAGTAACCCAATTTTGGTTATATGCTTTGTTCAATATAGCATATAAAAGTTTATCGTAAGCCTTAGAAATACTAGATCTGAGTACTGATATCTTCAAAGCACATTTGGAAAACTGTCTACAGTTCtaactattaataaaaatcagACATACTGAAATGTTGTATTAGGTATAATTGTATTTTGGCCCAGAAGGCACATCCATTTCGAGATTCTTTAACCACTAAAGTTAACCTATTAAGACAACGGtttctgctgggcacagtggctcctgcctgtaatcccagcactttgggaagccgaggtgggcagatcacctgaggtcaggagtttgagaccagtctgactaacatggtgaaaccccacctctactaaaaatacaaaaattagccaggcgtggtggcaggcacctgtaatctcagctactcgggagggtgaggcagaagaatcacttgaacccgggaagtggaggttgcagtgagctgagatcgtgccactgcattccagcctggcaaacaaacaagcaaaaaaaccccAGATAGCTAGATGATGCCACTTCCATGTCAATGGCtataatttattaatactttCATGTGTCATTTTTCATAACTATTACTTCTTGTACTGAAGAACTGTCTATGGTATAATGCTTAATACTGAAACACGTACTTTTTCTGAGTGTTTGAACTGCCGCCAGTAACTATCATACATGCGTTTTGTAGTTCTCTCAGGATAGCAGGTCACTGTCTTAATGTAAACCTTCAGGCTTCTTTCAAGTAATTGATTAACTTCTCCATAATCATAGTCATCATACCTACGAGCAATACAACAATAGCTTTATAAtgacaaaatcaaaatatttagttTCCAAAGTTATACTAAGGACATTTATTGTCTAGTAATTAAATACTAAAAGCTCGTTAATTAATTgaatcaacaaatgtttactgagtaccCATTATGTGCCATGAGTACTCAGTAGTAGTGATATactagtgaacaaaacagacaaaaatccttgGTCTCATGGAGCTTAAATTTTGTTGAAGAAAAAacgaagaaaaattaaaaagataaacacattGTAGTCAGATGGTGATAACTGCCATGGAGAGGAAATGGAACTTGGTCTGGGAGGAGAGGagttgttattttaaataggGTGGGCAGGAAGGCTTCTCTGAAAGCCTTGATATTTGAACAAATACCAGATGGTGGTAAAGAAGCAAGTGTAAAGGACTTGAGGTAGGAGTCAAGTGTTTCAGGGAAGAGCAAGTAATCACTGAGTCCCATGCTGCCAAATAGTCAAATAAGATAACTGGGAACTGACCACTGGAAGTAGCTATATGGAGGTCACTAGCAACCTCGGTAAGAGCAGTTTTGTTGGTTGATAGGGACAAAAGCCTGATACTGTGAATAGGttcaagagagaatgggagataAGAAAATAGTGAcagtaaatatacacaattttgtCAGAGATTTGCTTCGCACGAAAGCAGAAAATGAGGCAGTAGCCAGATGGAAATGAAAGGTGaaactgaaattttctttaaagatggGAGAAATTAAGTGTGTTTCAATGCTGATGGGAAAGATCCAAAATGGGAGTAAAGCTGATTATGCTGGAGAGAGAAGGGAGCATTGCTAGAACTGAGATCtttagaaaatgagaaatgggATTTTGTGCATAAGTGTATAGGAACATAGACAGTAATGACAGCAGAGTAAATGGGCACAGATGTAGACAGGTAGGTAAATGTAGTATTGGGAACTTGTGGAATTTCTCTGttacattttcagttaatttttaaccCATATAATGCTTAGTTTAATAAAAAGAGTATCTTGATGCATTTATGTAAGCTTTATTTTGTAGCATCCAACAGATATATTCACCACATTTGTTGCCTTGTatccaatacatatttattgcatttaaattgagttttatcggtgtttatttttcttaagtaggtagatatgatatatatgtgttttaaaatgtattgattcTTTGATAACATTGTCTAGCATGGTAAATGGACAAATAGCTCAGTTATTACATACAACCATAATCTATTACATGGAATATCGTGTTATTAGGCGATTTATCAGTAAATTTTGGGGTTCTTCAgctaaaattatagaaaatacttTGCTTAACCGATTAAATTCTAATTATCATAAAGTCTGtctgatatatatctatatagtcaAGTTGAATAATTTGTAACTGGAAAGTTTTTCTGTCTGCTAATCTATTTCCATAAAAGCCTCAAAACCACAACTCAAAAAGGCACATTCTCCAAAAAGTGCTTTCTTGATTAGACTATTCAATCTCATGTACTTACTGTCCTCTCAAtgctaattttctaaatttagagGTCATTAATTTATATTGGCTGATATATTTAATTTCAGTGTTATGTGACCTTATGTAAGCTTATGAAGGCACAACCTAGTACAGTTTTGTTTATACCGTAATTaccattccttaaaaaataagttttaaaaagaccAAACTAACTAAACAAACCAGAATTTATTATAGTGATCTAAAGGGACACTAcacctgtttttttaaaactcaccTGTTCTTCCAGGAAGGATTCTCAAATTTGGTCTAATTCTATCCTATCCCCAATCATTACTGATGCTTTTTTCCCTCAGTAAATTTTTACCACTATATTTACATGTGCATCAATGTTAAGATTCATAACACTTAAAGAAAAATGCTTctccataaaatgaaattaatttttaaaatcagaagtctacatgtaatattttcttcCCAGAGTCATATACTCCCAAACAGGACAAAAATAAGACTCATGCTTGAATTTTCACTTAGAAATGTAAAAAACTGTCTCTACAATGAACATACCTGATTCCAAACATACAGTGAACATAGTTAAATAAAGCTCTGCGCAGCATGGTTGTGTCAACATCCTCATGGGTGGCCATAGTGTTATATGTGAGATTGTAGACCATCCGAAACTTTTCATCAAGAAGATGTCCAATGTCAGAATAAAGTCTGTTCACCAGGGAGAACCCATGATTTTCCCAGGTATAgtcctaaaagaataaaatgtatttaattacaaAGTGGGCATTTTCCATCTAAATTCtatgtattattaaatataactaATGAAGCAAGTAAGCGAGGCTATTTCTAATTTAGCTCTAGGTTTTCAGCTTTACTAAGGCTTTACCAATAACCCTTCACATCAGTTAGTAGATCAGAGTGTCTGGATGTTTCTTCATGGGGTATGGGATTTGCCATGTTAGTGATGAACTCTGGTCATCTCCTACACTCAGGTACTACGCACACTATCCTTTTATCTGGAAGGGCCCCAGGAGATCTTGGAATATTCCCATGTGAACAAACCTACCCAGTGACATGGACAGTTAGCAGATCATCTAAAATAACCATGAATGAGTTTGTCATAATTCAATCTTATACCCTCTTTAGGAGTCATATCACTGCTGTGGCTATTTCCTAGGGGTGAATATTAGAGTAGCCCTTAAGCCCATGACTACTGGTATATGATTTTATTCCAAGAAAAAGTGATGTCACTTGTTTTCCTCTCTGTTCCCCCTCAAAAAAATGGTATAAACATTATGCAAATACCACGTAATAATAGAAGTAAGTGAATAAAGCAGACTGTTTCCTTTTGTCTTCTTAGGgagaaaaatgttgaaataattatCCATCTATTGGGAACTCCAATTAGATTAGGCTGAAACTAGGTTAAATACAAAGATTTATAGATTCTATCAAAAATTGTTTagtgccaatttttaaaatttaaacacttAACAGTTAAAATGACAGTATGTTCTAGTTTCTCTGAATTAAAGACATATTATACCTGAGCTCGGAATGTTGGCAAATGCTCTTCTCCTCGTCTGGCAAAGTCTTCATACCCAAAACCAGGGTCTTCAATATATCGAGAGACATCAGATGTTATAATCATGTCATCCTCAAAATCTAAGGACAATAATGAACAATCTAGTGTTAAGGATACTGTACGTGGTTATGACAATAAAACGGAACTccattttcttccactttttagCTTTTCCATGGATTTCTAAAGTGAAAACATGGACTCCGtgactttatataaaatatctactgctaaagttttaaatataatttcattacCAAATACTGGCAATCTTACCATTTAACTAGTTTTCCTAACTGTTAGTTTGACTAACTGAAATATCTAAACAGTAGTAGCAAAGGATCAATATGCTAGTTTTACTAATTTAGGAATGGAAGATAGCATAGGCCTATAAGTATAAAGcttaaccagtttttttttttttgagacagagtcttgctctgtcgccctggctggagtgcagtggcgcgatcttagctcactgcaacctctgcctcctgggttcaagcgattcttctgcctcagcctcccgagtagctgggactacaggtgtgtgccaccatgctcagctaattttttgtatttttagtagagacagggttttgccatattggccaggctggtctcgaactcctgacctcgtgatccacccaccttggcctcccgaagtgcagcTTAaccatttttttggttttgtttttatctctccAGGGGATGAAGTGGgatgagaggaaggagaagagatgaAGGTGAAAGACCACTCTGAGGTCAAGATAAACTTTGTTAAAATTACATGGTGTTTCATCTGGATGTATTCACAGTAAAAATTAGTtcaatatagtttatttttagcTTGCAAAAAAGCATATAGGGAGAAAGATCAGAAAGGACACTCAGTGGGGAGGAGAGCAGAGTTTTTGATGTcgttatcattattttaatacaCTTGAGAGCTAAGTAGGGGGGCTCAGTTTGTGAACATTCACTGAGCTTTATGCCTAAGATATGTGCACTTTTCTAtgcatatgaaaacaaaaagaacacaacATATGGAGTAAACAATGTCCTAATGAGACTGTGACTAGAATATTACCAAAGTGGCATTCAGGAAGATAGCAAggcaataataatattttaagaaaactgaTTTCTGCATACTTGATGACATTAACAATTTACCACTGAAAAAGTTTAAATATCCAATGCATAttaatttatggaaaataattctatctcactttttattttaggttggtctgtctttactattttttctgattttaaccATTAAAAGGGAATGAACAAGCTTCATTTACTAGCTTCTAGTCTagaaaatgaacatatatttctcaaaataaaagaacaaactaGCTATTTCCCTGAAAGgaacaatattttcattataagtaTTTTAGTATTAAATGtcatatttcataaataataaatagtagaACAGTATTATGGCATAATAAAAGACAAACTATAATTCTTAACTGAAAATTTTTGAGAGACTTAAAAAACAAGTGTAATTATGTTAATTCTTCCAAAAGAAAGACCTGGTAGTAATACTTCATTATCTTTAATCTTTGCTATTGCATGAACATCCTAACATTAAGTATTCTTTTCTCACAAGTTTTCAGCTGTCTTTAGGTCACTGCTGTGGACTAACTGGGTGCTTGATAATGGCAGGAAAGATTAAGTGCTCCGGTTACCCAATTTCAGATAAATCTTATTAAAATTCTTAACAAACTTcattacatataaagaaaagagacgGTGTTTACTGAGTACTTACCATATACCAAGTACTATACTACACACTTactatctattttttgtttcattaatacaGGAAGAAATatccatttaagaaataaattaactgtATCTTACTAACACCACTGTCAGTACTGTGTCAGGAAGAAATACAATGTGTAGATGTTTAAGTATAAGATGATGTGAAAAACTTCTAAACATTAAATGCTTAAATTGATCTGAagtttttaagtgatttttcagTCCTGTGAAGAGAATTTTCAGGCTTATCCCCAGCCCAATCCCATAACCACTTTATTTTCTCCTTGTCCTCCAGCACTCTATTCAGGTCAAcagaaacacttttaaaatggcattttcaaTGCATTATCTCTTAACATTTACAAACCAGCTTATACTTTCCTTAATTCAGTtcattacataataatataaatgaagcaaaaattataaaatgtagtaGCAATCACTGAGGCTGCTATGAAAGGTAGTTTTATAGGTTGCAAAGTTTATGGTTTGCAAagtaaaataaagccaaaaacgGTAAGTAATAACTAAACTCTATAAAACAGTCTCTCTCTAGATGTGATTTTTCCTTTGACACTGCACAACCAAATGGTTTCATTTGGCAAATACTGATACTGGAGTTGACTATTACATAGTTGgttctttagtttttgttttgctcaTATACATTTTCAAGTTGTATGacttttagacattttaaaataaacagtaaaaagTAAGTAGTCAGCCAAATAAGAGAAGTGATCCTAGGAAAAATCTCTATGCATTAATTTTTAACTTAGGAGTCAATTAACACCTGTTTCCTAGACAATTTTTATTCACAGAAAGAAATGTACAAAGGTCCCTCAATCCACAAAtacttttttcctaaatttatctTAAGAAGTTAAAATTAGCATTCTGATTATTAAATCTAAAACTCTAGCTTTAATTCTAtctaaacaaatatttcaaagtcTGTACTCAAAAGAAATAGTATTTTGTTCATTATCTGCATTATTCTGCCCCTAAGAAGTAGTTACTGACATAATACGGGAAACATTCTGTTGCAGTAATGGAATGCgtaactgaaaatacaaaaaacagtaaAAGCTAGTTAACCCTGTTACCAAGCTACAGAATATGACCCCTGTAGaatactttaaacatttattttcttcaaaagacTTGAAAAACTATTCTTAGAATCCTTACATAGAATCTGGAATACTTTATAACGCTGGTCAAACCAAGACTtttttaataccaaaaaaaaccctttttatttctattttaaaacatggtAAGTCTACACAAATGACTCAATTAGCTATTGTACTGagtcttttttctatattttatttgtgcaGCCAGCAAAGTTGGTACTGGCAATGATTAAGagtgaaatatgtatttttatatatatgtgtgtatatatgtgaatatatatgtatgcgGAGgggtatatgtatgtatactgaCATTATTTCCTTGAAATAGCCTCTTCTATTAAAATTAGAACATAATTTTTGGCTAAGGTCCAAGACTTTCTAGTCAAAATTCACTTTTGaaggctgtagtcccagcttaaaGTTCCAAGAAGGTAGAGACTGAAAtccaaagtatatttttaatatttcaaaagacctaagagaaataaaacattgatATTTTTCAAGCTTTAGTGATCTTAATGAagctcttaaaaattaatttctgaaaaCACACAGATATTACTAACtttaatataaatgtttacatttttagacATTAGTTTACCTAGAAGGTTCATCATAGAGTCATTATTTTCCTTCAACCTCACCTCTTCTCTCTGGATGAATTTTATAATCAACTTTTAATGTCTGTTCCCAGTTATATGCTGATAACTTCTAAAATTTTGCCTTGACCTTAAAGCCCTCTCCTGATTTCCCATCTCTTCTACCCTTTGTATTCCAAGAGTGGCTTGCATACTAGCAGCACTGGCATTACTTGGAGGCTTGATAGAAATGTGGCCTCTCAGGCCCTACCCTAAACTGACTGATTCAACTTCTGCATCTCAACAAGATTCCCCAAGTGACTCATgaacactgaagtttgagaagtgCTGTGCAAGACATTTCCAGACTGGTTGTTTTATAGACATCTCTACTCAAAATGTCCAAAATACGGTAGGTTACATATTTCTTAAGGTTAGCAAGATCCTTACAGTAGGGACTCTACCTACCTAACCAGATTTCTCTTTACACTACCTGTTTCATGATGTACGTCCTAACAACACAGAACCACTTGTTCTTGGACCCAGCATCCTGTTTCCTTACCATCGTGCCTTTGCTTGGGCCTGGATGCTGTTTACCATGTCCTCCTGTGCCCCTCAGTCATTACCTGACTTCCTCACACTCAACTGGGTTAAGATTTATCTTAGAGCCAAGGGCTGCAGGCATTCTTCCTCTAGGTTCCTCTTCTGCCTACACCCTTTGCCTATCAAGACTGGGTTCAGTGCCCTCTTCTAGGCTCCTATCTTTCACATTCTGCTATGAGTTACAATTATTTTTTTGCTACTAGAATGAGAGTGCCCTGAGAGCAGGAATCATGCCTTATTTAACCTTAAAACCTTAGTACCTAACACCATGCTGAAACTCTATCAGGTACTCAGTAAGTGTTTGCAGAGTGAATATTAAACCAATAATCCAAATACTAGGTTTCTTTGTTTGGAATTTCCTGCTGACTAGAGGCTCTGATTTTAGTGACAGTAATCTTCAATGGATTAAATTAATTGAAAGGATTAAAATGGTTACTCAATTTGGTagataaaatttttcataaaaaagatCATCAGGAGAAATGATAAAAAGGGTTCTTGTTCTTCCTGGTAAAACTGAGAACTACTGATCAATGTTTTATGTTTAACATTAACAAGTTACGGCTGAAACAATTCTCAAAATTTATGAGATTGATGAGTTTTAAGACAGGCAGTAGTTTTGAAGCCCTCTTTTAGATCAACagaactctatttttaaaaaatatattatgtgtgatcccagctactcaggaggctgagacaagagaaccgcttgaacctaggagacggaggttgcagtgagccaagatcacgtcactgaactccaccctgggtgacagagcaagactctgtctcaaaaaaaaaaaaaaaaaaaagttatgcacATAGATTACTTTTAAAGAGTTTAAACTTTGTATTGAGTCTATGCTATTTTAATATCATTTACTATGTGGTGTTCAATATCTTTTTAGTTGTAATTGAAAAGTTTATTTCCTATTTCAGTCCTTCGAGTATTAGAAAAACTGTTTTCAAGACTACAGCAAAGAATCTCAGCTTTTAACACAGGATGAATTCCTCCAAATTCAGTCTAAGAAAATGacctaaataatacatttttatagaattccaaagaaatgtaaatgcaaATGCAGTGTAATTTTAGAACTAATCTGGAAAAGCAGCAGTGTGAGAATAATCTTCCCACACACCCCCCACCTACAAAAAaggcagttttttttaaaattttatctattgAAACAATATTTCacttatcatttttaaaaaatcacaaaagtagGATAAATTAAATATGTCTATCTAACTTTATAAGTAACTGATCtgctttaaataacattttatccaGGATAGAGTATGAACTACAAAGCTGAAAGTTTCTCTCAACTCAATCTGAAATACATTCAAGGATGAACCAGCCTGAGGGAAAGCAATAGCATGAGGGTAAGATAGAAGAGGAGAACTAAATAAGAGAAAGATGGTAGCAGAATCATTTTTACATATCCACATGGAAAACACTGAAGTTGCCCTGTCAGGGTTCTAAGAacaactaaaaggcaaaaaagtgcaaaaaagcacctgaatgaggaaatgaatgaaaagtaTCTCCAGAGACCACAAAAagactttctttcttctccttttcaaaACGAGTGCTCATTTCTTCTTGAGACGCCTCTtcatcttccctttcttcttgaaGTCTTTTCATCCTTTCCATTAAGGCCTCTAGCTCACTTAGAGAATCCACAATCTGGAAACAGATAAGATAATGTTGGGTGCTATTCATACTAAAAGTGTTCCAGTAAATATCTCCATCTCCAAATGTCACCTTACTATGTACAGCGGAACAGGCACAGTTATGAAGTTCTTAAGTCGGTTTTTCACCAATTTCAAAGGAAATCATGACAGATTCCAACATTTTCagaagtatgattttttttttagttataaatATAGAAgtttataagtatatatgtgtgtgcataaaaTCTACAATTCTAGCATttggtatatattaaatattatagtttagtttaaaaaaatgaggcagcacaattgttttactttttgctgTCATAAGGTATGTTTTCCATTGGTTGTTCCAGCATCTTATACATACAAGTATATTGTTTTGGGATCTACTGTCCAAAGGGTCTAACATTAAAAGCCTATGATCACTAGAATGCATCACTGTTTAGTCTTTATGATTTGCAGTAATATGTATTTGCTTTAAAAgcctctttaaaataaatcagaactTCAGGTACCAAATTTttacagtaataaaaattatgcaaaaatattttaagtatataatatcCTATCTAATTGGAGAAAAATTCTCtctagatatttttaatattagaagtttaaagcaaaaatagtaaagaaaaatagCTAAGAAAACTAACCCCAAAGTTGCTGCCTGAAAGAGATGCATTCTCTATGTTGTTGTCATTAGCAAGATCACAAACGCAGAAATTGTTGACTGATATTAGCCTGAATCCATTGGAGATTTCTGGATCTCTCTCTGGATTGATACCACTACCAAAAACAAAGCTTGCCAAAGCATGATAATGTGCCAGGAGGACCACAGCATGTACCAGTTCAGGCAGAGACCAATTATTTTCTCCAGTTTTGACAAGTTTCTGAAATAAGAAAGCAAATCAgagcaaatataaaaattctagaatgcTACAAAGAAATTTCAATGAAAATCTACCAATTTTCATATATCCACTTAGagtaataaaacttaaaactctcttttaaaaatgtttcacatGTTAAAGATATGATTTTGGCCAATGCGCCATTAAAACTATCATACCTAACAATATAATTACATTGTAGTGTCTTCTAAATCCCTTATTATACAATAAATCTTCTGCTTCCAAATCATTTTTTATATAGTATGCTATTTTAATGAAATACTTTTAGAGAATCAAAGAACACTGGAGCTAGATAGGACTTTAAAGATTATCGAACAAAACCATTCATTTTAAGGTATATTGGAAACTTCATCTCACAAAATCACGAAAAACCCCAATTCAGCAAGTCAAGTTTCAGTTATCCTTTAGATACCTTCTAATGGAGAAAGAACCTGCAGCAGATGACAGAAATTGTAGAATACTACCTCACATctgaataagaattttaaaaatttccaagcaCTTTTTCATATTCTGTATTTCACTTGACCCTCCAGCTGAATGATGGATCACAAATGAAGTCATTAAAAACAGTAATTCCTCCACTTTGTCCAAGAGTGAATTCCACCAATTAATCCATCAGGGATTCTTTCCCATCGGTGttcattttctctccctttctctctctctatctctcactgtgtgtgtgtgtgtgtgtgtgtgtgtgtgtgtgtgtgtgtgtgtgtggtgtatgtaaGGGGGAATCTcatccctctctttccctccttccaaaTCTAAAACTTTCATTTGGCTTACTTAatggctaaaacaaaacaaaacaaaacaaaataaaaataaaactgctttcttttgctttacTACCCACTATTTAACTACACACcatatataatttaatgtattacCAAAAgctcagggaaaagaaaagaaaatcagtcaaATTCTATCATCCTATGGCCAGGGGAGATAGGAAAAGATCtgttaaagaacaaaattatagctagatagaaggaataaattctagtgttccataccactgtaggatgactatagttaacaataacataCAGTTTCAAATAGTTAGAAGGAAGATATTGaacattcccaacacaaagaaataataaatgtttgagatgatgggtaTCCTAATTAATCTGGTCATTGTACATTATatattatcaaaatatcactatgtaccccatggatatgtacaattatgtgttaattaaaaaataaaatttaaaaagtgatcttAAGACAAAAATATCATTATTATAATCTGTAATAATGTAAATAAAGAGGGTCATTAttgaataataaaagaatatacaCCAGAAAAATATACTTGCTTTACATCTGTATGTACCTAACCTTGTAGCCACAAAATATACTAAATGGTTGCAATATTGACTGAAAAAAATTCTACCACTCtaacttttacatattttattttttataagcaaTTATATAGTTACAACCACACATatctatatttttctgattttcaaatttGACATTTTGACATGTTCATTTTTCATTAGGCCACAGTGCCATATTAATTTTTAAGCAAGGCCTCTCCTGTATATCAACAGATGTATATAACTACTTCTCCTTTCCTATACCATTATTCATattctaaatttgttttgtttatttgcttctaTAAACAGCATCTTCATACTatagttttattcttattttagaaacatttcctAATAGGATTTTTAGAACAAagtgtattaatatttttatgacttttgatAATACTGCCAAAGAGCTTTCCAAAAGGACTGTTAGAATTTACAATGCCCTCACCAATCTCTGCAGGATTATCATTAAACCTGAAAGGACAGCCAACACTCACCATCTCTAATTTCTTGCCTCACattcatttctacttttaaaaattcattacaaTCTGGTTTCTTTTTCAAGCAAACTCCAGAAGCTACATTTACTAATATTACACATGACCTTCCAAATGGCcaaatttgactatttctttttaGTCCTTATTTTATTTGATCTCTGCAGAATTTACATTGTTTACCTTCTCCCTTCCTGACATTAATCTCTCTTGACTTCAACAATTCCACATTTTGGGGAGGGAAGTACTCTTGCTACCCTGAGAAAGATCTTTCTCTATTGCTGTATTCCATCCACAATCTTCCTTCCTTGTACAGTATCTCCTTGGATGGGCCATTCATTCCTTCAACCTGAcctttgcttatctgtaaacAACTATCCAATTTTACTTTTAACTCACACTTTATCTTGAGTTACAGACCTGTATTTCCTTTAGTAAGTGGACATCACTTTGTGGATGTCATTTTTAGTTGTTGTCAGCCTGTATATGCTCATGTCATGAAGAAGGACACCTTAGTCACTCTCTTGTCCCACCCACTTTCTCCATCCTCACATCCTGCCAGTCACCAAAGTCCTACTTACTCTCATGCAGAATCATTACTAGAATCTTATCCTTCCTATGTATCTCccatggcttaaaaaaaaaaaaaaaatcacctctcaGGTGTAGTACTATGACTGGTCTACTGCTTCCAGTCTGTACAATCTGTAATTTATCTTCTAAATCacctaatatatttatattacaacaTGGCACAAAAACCT from Homo sapiens chromosome 11, GRCh38.p14 Primary Assembly encodes:
- the SESN3 gene encoding sestrin-3 isoform X2; this encodes MSLHTQYLESFLRSQFYMLRMDGPLPLPYRHYIAIMAAARHQCSYLINMHVDEFLKTGGIAEWLNGLEYVPQRLKNLNEINKLLAHRPWLITKEHIQKLVKTGENNWSLPELVHAVVLLAHYHALASFVFGSGINPERDPEISNGFRLISVNNFCVCDLANDNNIENASLSGSNFGIVDSLSELEALMERMKRLQEEREDEEASQEEMSTRFEKEKKESLFVVSGDTFHSFPHSDFEDDMIITSDVSRYIEDPGFGYEDFARRGEEHLPTFRAQDYTWENHGFSLVNRLYSDIGHLLDEKFRMVYNLTYNTMATHEDVDTTMLRRALFNYVHCMFGIRYDDYDYGEVNQLLERSLKVYIKTVTCYPERTTKRMYDSYWRQFKHSEKVHVNLLLMEARMQAELLYALRAITRHLT
- the SESN3 gene encoding sestrin-3 isoform X1, with the protein product MDKDKRIRVSQPLTRGPSAFIPEKEVVQANTVDERTNFLVEEYSTSGRLDNITQVMSLHTQYLESFLRSQFYMLRMDGPLPLPYRHYIAIMAAARHQCSYLINMHVDEFLKTGGIAEWLNGLEYVPQRLKNLNEINKLLAHRPWLITKEHIQKLVKTGENNWSLPELVHAVVLLAHYHALASFVFGSGINPERDPEISNGFRLISVNNFCVCDLANDNNIENASLSGSNFGIVDSLSELEALMERMKRLQEEREDEEASQEEMSTRFEKEKKESLFVVSGDTFHSFPHSDFEDDMIITSDVSRYIEDPGFGYEDFARRGEEHLPTFRAQDYTWENHGFSLVNRLYSDIGHLLDEKFRMVYNLTYNTMATHEDVDTTMLRRALFNYVHCMFGIRYDDYDYGEVNQLLERSLKVYIKTVTCYPERTTKRMYDSYWRQFKHSEKVHVNLLLMEARMQAELLYALRAITRHLT
- the SESN3 gene encoding sestrin-3 isoform 1 (isoform 1 is encoded by transcript variant 1), whose translation is MNRGGGSPSAAANYLLCTNCRKVLRKDKRIRVSQPLTRGPSAFIPEKEVVQANTVDERTNFLVEEYSTSGRLDNITQVMSLHTQYLESFLRSQFYMLRMDGPLPLPYRHYIAIMAAARHQCSYLINMHVDEFLKTGGIAEWLNGLEYVPQRLKNLNEINKLLAHRPWLITKEHIQKLVKTGENNWSLPELVHAVVLLAHYHALASFVFGSGINPERDPEISNGFRLISVNNFCVCDLANDNNIENASLSGSNFGIVDSLSELEALMERMKRLQEEREDEEASQEEMSTRFEKEKKESLFVVSGDTFHSFPHSDFEDDMIITSDVSRYIEDPGFGYEDFARRGEEHLPTFRAQDYTWENHGFSLVNRLYSDIGHLLDEKFRMVYNLTYNTMATHEDVDTTMLRRALFNYVHCMFGIRYDDYDYGEVNQLLERSLKVYIKTVTCYPERTTKRMYDSYWRQFKHSEKVHVNLLLMEARMQAELLYALRAITRHLT
- the SESN3 gene encoding sestrin-3 isoform 2 (isoform 2 is encoded by transcript variant 2), with product MSLHTQYLESFLRSQFYMLRMDGPLPLPYRHYIAIMKLVKTGENNWSLPELVHAVVLLAHYHALASFVFGSGINPERDPEISNGFRLISVNNFCVCDLANDNNIENASLSGSNFGIVDSLSELEALMERMKRLQEEREDEEASQEEMSTRFEKEKKESLFVVSGDTFHSFPHSDFEDDMIITSDVSRYIEDPGFGYEDFARRGEEHLPTFRAQDYTWENHGFSLVNRLYSDIGHLLDEKFRMVYNLTYNTMATHEDVDTTMLRRALFNYVHCMFGIRYDDYDYGEVNQLLERSLKVYIKTVTCYPERTTKRMYDSYWRQFKHSEKVHVNLLLMEARMQAELLYALRAITRHLT